The following are from one region of the Salvia hispanica cultivar TCC Black 2014 chromosome 1, UniMelb_Shisp_WGS_1.0, whole genome shotgun sequence genome:
- the LOC125202089 gene encoding uncharacterized protein LOC125202089 → MRSKGETFRLETNSERPWRGLKKDKLGAVIFGCKRHTIAECLKDGLFGLPAPHYAYVKNVTAGLTLYLFNYTDRKLHGIFEAVSCGEMNINPRAWITSEGTELTPYPAQVHIRERRKCRPLLEEQIKPIIAKNYYEEKHFWFELDKDQNRGLMKLFLSSPIPEKLPRLEKLPHPPDTTYSNMFDILSSSSQDDIADEENNHDTEEFSDMGEMRPNEDMHSSASENNADSSAQETKWADLFKPSISLLKNEKVRETNSASLNLPVSEMERKITSSSEQMGELPREVCQDAANTMSDSCAMERSEISFAVDDGEEVYENKMACTQYYDQDSDMLDVPFSEDKTSLDGEGELMLSVMDYVLAEEPGEACIDTKEKVRSVLASLGSYERDHGQPNLPNRASQKNNNPLPGGVQTDVSSSNFQYAIIKAYIVRLMQEVEGLKVSQLNQSLKIKHLEHELVLSKLEIDQLRSSYHKLEHKASCAPDNCSTEDCSISYSAPKESVFIVGGFDGFSWLPDLSLYSPNQDRVTPLCSMSSTRTYAAVAKLKTELYIFGGTLDGVWCDSVESYNPISNQWVQKPSLKMKKGSPAGASMHDKIFAIGGGNGGECFSEVEVFDPKFGSWIYTQSMLQKRFAPAAAAMNGAVYVAGGYDGKDYLRTVERFDPRQPAWISIGCMNERRGCHSVVAFKEKLYAIGGYNGNEMVSTMEVFDPRVGSWMMGEPMTVSRGYFGSFVLGGKMYVVGGVQDNDVLDLMECYDESSSGWQVIGATAIGKRSFCSALVL, encoded by the exons ATGAGGAGTAAAGGTGAAACTTTTCGATTGGAGACAAATTCTGAACGCCCTTGGAGAGGCTTGAAGAAAGATAAACTTGGGGCTGTGATTTTTGGATGCAAGCGCCACACTATCGCGGAATGCTTAAAAGATGGGCTTTTCG GATTGCCAGCTCCACATTATGCATATGTTAAGAACGTGACTGCTGGCCTTACGCTGTATCTGTTCAACTATACTGACCGGAAGCTTCACGGTATCTTCGAAGCAGTTTCATGCGGGGAGATGAATATTAACCCACGTGCATGGATAACTAGTGAGGGAACTGAGCTTACACCATACCCTGCACAG GTACATATTCGTGAACGGAGGAAGTGCAGGCCTCTACTTGAAGAACAAATTAAGCCCATCATAGCAAAGAATTACTATGAAGAGAAGCATTTTTGGTTTGAGCTTGACAAAGACCAAAATAGAGGATTGATGAAACTGTTTCTATCATCACCAATACCAGAAAAGCTGCCTCGTCTAGAAAAGTTGCCTCATCCTCCAGACACCACCTACAGCAACATGTTTGACATTTTGTCCAGCTCCAGTCAAGATGATATTGCAGATGAAGAGAACAACCATGATACTGAAGAATTTTCCGACATGGGTGAGATGAGGCCAAACGAGGACATGCATTCATCTGCCTCAGAAAATAATGCAGATTCTTCTGCTCAAGAGACAAAGTGGGCCGATTTATTCAAACCTTCAATTTCGTTGTTAAAGAATGAGAAAGTTCGTGAAACTAACAGTGCAAGTTTAAATTTACCAGTATCAGAGATGGAGCGGAAAATTACATCATCCTCTGAGCAAATGGGAGAACTCCCTCGTGAAGTTTGTCAAGATGCAGCTAATACGATGTCTGACTCATGCGCTATGGAACGTTCAGAAATTTCTTTTGCGGTTGATGATGGTGAAGAAGTGTATGAAAATAAGATGGCATGTACTCAATATTATGATCAAGACAGTGATATGCTTGATGTGCCATTTTCAGAGGATAAAACTTCTTTAGATGGAGAGGGTGAGCTGATGCTCTCAGTAATGGATTATGTGCTAGCTGAGGAACCTGGAGAGGCATGCATTGATAccaaagaaaaagtaagatcTGTTTTGGCATCCCTAGGAAGTTATGAGAGAGACCATGGTCAGCCTAACTTGCCAAATAGGGCTTCTCAGAAGAACAATAATCCATTGCCTGGAGGGGTGCAAACAGATGTATCATCTTCTAATTTCCAGTATGCAATCATTAAG GCATACATTGTGAGGTTAATGCAAGAAGTTGAAGGATTGAAGGTCTCCCAGTTGAATCAAAGTCTAAAGATTAAGCATTTGGAGCATGAGTTG GTCCTTTCCAAACTAGAAATTGATCAATTGAGGAGTAGTTATCATAAGCTGGAGCATAAAGCATCTTGTGCCCCAGATAACTGCAGTACAGAGGACTGTTCGATCTCTTATTCCGCACCTAAGGAGTCGGTATTCATTGTCGGGGGTTTTGATGGGTTCTCTTGGCTTCCAGATTTGAGTTTGTATTCTCCAAATCAGGATCGTGTCACACCACTTTGCTCGATGAGCTCTACACGCACATATGCTGCAGTGGCAAAGTTGAAGACCGAGCTTTACATTTTTGGCGGCACTCTTGATGGTGTATGGTGTGATTCAG TTGAATCATACAACCCAATCAGTAATCAATGGGTCCAGAAGCCTTCTCTAAAGATGAAAAAAGGAAGTCCAGCAGGAGCATCCATGCATGATAAAATCTTTGCAATTGGTGGTGGAAATGGGGGTGAATGTTTCTCAGAGGTGGAAGTGTTTGATCCAAAATTTGGTAGTTGGATCTACACTCAATCCATGCTTCAAAAG CGTTTTGCTCCTGCTGCTGCAGCCATGAACGGTGCAGTTTACGTTGCTGGAGGCTATGATGGAAAGGATTATCTGAG AACAGTCGAAAGATTTGATCCTAGACAACCTGCATGGATCAGCATCGGATGTATGAACGAGAGAAGAGGGTGCCATTCTGTAGTTGCCTTCAAAGAAAAATT ATACGCTATAGGTGGCTACAATGGTAATGAAATGGTGTCGACTATGGAGGTGTTTGATCCACGAGTTGGCTCGTGGATGATGGGGGAACCGATGACAGTGTCAAGGGGATATTTCGGCTCATTCGTCCTTGGGGGAAAAATGTACGTGGTCGGCGGGGTCCAGGACAATGATGTTCTTGATTTG
- the LOC125210473 gene encoding uncharacterized protein LOC125210473 → MGAGRKTTTITLSEKYDDPWKANSGAPARNLTKGELGSIVFGCKHSTKKECLDKGLFGLPAAHYSYVKKVIPGLTLFLFNYSDRKLHGVFEAISCGQMNINPNAWITASEGSETTPYPAQVRVRETCRCSPLLEEEMKPIIAKNYYTEKFFWFELDKEQTKGLMALFKPSPWPENSFRPSNADWNRNITNVPPRSTVMNSGERLEMAEARLNGKQQSNGSITNRDVLSPEKKWSELFKPSSSSSAANRAEVSEPEKVLSPSASESESEWFDASASNSDTWGELPPEAPYAAADVESDSSVVECWEDSNLVDSYLEEISENIVQSHDGDTSMPDPKDMPSSEKMTLFDGWGDPVQPEEPEEDSKANNGSSLTLATSEHTTLFDGWGDPVQPEEPEEDSKANNGSSITLASRELNLMDRRVKDNKSEEELQYPDFLLMITKVIEEVKELKAFQFNQNLKTETLELELEHSKQELDELKKRCQKLEDTYGCASPVSMKNNITDRSRYSLKFEMGKGKKTRTYPLKEKAQVEWTVNMSRTARNLTKDKLRAVIFGCKNHTIMECLDNNLFGLPDHHHCYVKNVTPGLTLYLFNYSDRKLHGVFEAVSSGQRNINPRAWADIEGVENTPYPSQVRVRQQRKCPPLHEEEFKPIIASNYYTDRFFWFELDDEQNRRLLNIFLPSPEPEKVPRLLNVTREKFEHLSSSDAYENTVEKIKCGETEDSCTSDSYKDSLGTEKKWSELFKPSSSSCTVTNEEALQCQEVESKSSMTDFLDNEWKFASSSGGWSKLPSEPFLGDRDPCDMRSWKDSAFVENSVEEICEHKVQHLQYQNSQCEDSDSDNKPNMTEESSENNDFSDEEVVYEPSELKERDDTKEIATPGTDLLMIESCERNQGHLNLTEKSFQEDKNDTSAVVQRDAQSSEYVITKLMHEVGVLKLSQVKQRLRIENLEHELVQSKVEIDQLKSGSKFGTVLASTRDNCKREDSASSNLKPEKVFIFGGFDGCSWLSDLSLYSPSKDHAVSLCPMTFIRSHTSLAKLNGELYVFGGSHDGVWYDTVESYNPFNNRWIQRPSLNRKKGSMAGASMYDTIFALGGGNGVEFFSEVELFDLNIGSWLSTEPMLEKRSDAAAADLNGALYVAGGYDGRDYLRSVERFDPRQHAWSNVNGMNLRRGCHSLVAFNEKLYALGGYDGDTMVSSVEVFDPRIDSWMMVEPMKASRGCFGSFVLGGRIYVIGGLQDTQVLDKVECYDEDVGWHETRMKSLGKRSFFSAHLL, encoded by the exons ATGGGGGCGGGCAGAAAAACCACAACGATTACACTGAGTGAGAAGTATGACGATCCCTGGAAAGCTAACAGTGGCGCACCTGCTAGAAATCTGACCAAAGGCGAACTTGGATCCATTGTATTTGGATGCAAGCACAGTACTAAGAAGGAATGCTTAGATAAAGGGCTTTTTG GATTGCCAGCTGCGCATTATTCATACGTGAAGAAAGTCATCCCTGGCCTTACACTCTTTCTTTTCAACTATAGTGACCGGAAGCTTCACGGTGTATTTGAAGCAATATCGTGCGGGCAGATGAATATTAATCCGAATGCGTGGATCACTGCAAGTGAGGGTTCTGAGACTACACCATATCCTGCACAG GTACGGGTCCGTGAAACGTGTAGATGCAGTCCTTTGCtagaagaagaaatgaaaCCTATAATCGCAAAGAATTACTACACAGAGAAGTTCTTTTGGTTTGAGCTTGATAAAGAGCAGACAAAAGGATTGATGGCACTGTTCAAACCATCTCCATGGCCAGAAAACAGTTTCCGCCCATCAAATGCAGATTGGAACAGAAACATTACCAATGTGCCGCCCAGATCTACTGTAATGAACTCGGGAGAACGTCTTGAAATGGCAGAGGCTAGGTTAAACGGGAAACAGCAATCAAATGGCTCAATCACTAACAGAGATGTTCTTTCCCCAGAGAAGAAATGGAGTGAGTTGTTCAAgccttcatcttcttcatcagcAGCAAACCGTGCTGAAGTTTCCGAACCTGAGAAAGTGTTGAGTCCATCAGCATcagaatcagaatcagaatgGTTTGATGCGTCTGCCTCGAATTCTGATACATGGGGTGAATTACCTCCTGAAGCTCCTTACGCTGCAGCTGATGTTGAGAGTGACTCAAGTGTCGTGGAATGTTGGGAAGATAGCAATCTTGTTGACAGTTATTTGGAAGAGATATCTGAAAACATTGTGCAATCGCATGATGGAGACACAAGTATGCCTGATCCGAAAGACATGCCATCTTCGGAGAAAATGACTCTTTTTGATGGATGGGGTGATCCTGTGCAACCTGAGGAACCTGAAGAAGATAGCAAAGCAAACAATGGATCAAGCCTCACTTTGGCAACCAGCGAGCATACGACTCTTTTCGATGGATGGGGTGATCCCGTGCAACCTGAGGAGCCTGAAGAAGATAGCAAAGCAAACAATGGATCAAGCATCACTTTGGCATCCCGTGAGCTTAACTTGATGGATAGGAGGGTTAAAGATAACAAGTCGGAAGAAGAACTGCAATATCCCGATTTTCTGCTTATGATCACTAAG GTGATCGAAGAAGTTAAAGAGTTGAAGGCCTTCCAGTTcaatcaaaatctaaaaacGGAGACTCTGGAGCTGGAGTTG GAACATTCCAAACAAGAACTTGATGAATTGAAGAAGAGGTGCCAAAAGCTGGAAGATACATATGGCTGTGCTTCACCTGTTTcaatgaaaaacaat ATCACTGATCGCAGCCGTTATAGCCTGAAATTTGAG ATggggaaagggaaaaaaactAGAACGTATCCTTTGAAGGAGAAAGCTCAAGTCGAATGGACAGTCAATATGAGCAGAACGGCCAGAAATTTAACAAAGGATAAACTACGAGCTGTCATATTTGGATGCAAAAATCACACAATCATGGAATGCTTAGATAACAATTTATTTG GACTACCAGATCATCATCATTGCTATGTGAAGAATGTGACCCCTGGCCTTACACTGTATCTTTTTAACTATTCCGACCGGAAGCTTCATGGAGTGTTTGAGGCAGTTTCCAGCGGGCAGAGGAATATTAATCCACGAGCATGGGCTGACATCGAGGGTGTTGAGAATACACCATACCCTTCACAG GTACGAGTCCGTCAACAGAGAAAATGTCCTCCTTTACATGAGGAAGAATTTAAGCCTATAATAGCGAGTAATTATTATACAGACAGGTTTTTCTGGTTTGAGCTTGACGATGAACAGAATAGAAGATTGCTGAATATATTTTTGCCATCACCAGAGCCTGAAAAGGTGCCTCGTCTACTAAATGTAACTCGGGAAAAGTTTGAACATTTGTCCAGCTCTGATGCATATGAGAATACAGTTGAGAAGATCAAGTGTGGAGAAACGGAGGATTCATGTACCTCAGATAGTTATAAAGATTCTCTTGGTACAGAGAAGAAGTGGAGTGAACTGTTCAAACCTTCATCGTCTTCATGCACAGTGACGAATGAGGAAGCTTTGCAATGTCAGGAAGTAGAATCAAAATCTTCAATGACAGATTTCTTGGATAATGAGTGGAAGTTTGCGTCGTCTTCTGGCGGATGGAGCAAACTGCCCTCTGAACCTTTCCTCGGTGACCGTGATCCATGTGATATGAGAAGTTGGAAAGACAGTGCTTTTGTAGAAAACAGTGTGGAGGAGATTTGTGAACATAAGGTTCAGCATTTGCAGTATCAAAATTCGCAATGCGAAGATTCAGACAGTGATAATAAGCCCAATATGACAGAGGAATCTTCAGAAAACAATGATTTTTCTGATGAAGAGGTTGTATATGAACCCTCAGAACTTAAGGAAAGAGATGATACCAAGGAGATAGCAACACCTGGAACTGATTTACTGATGATAGAAAGCTGTGAGAGAAATCAAGGTCATTTGAACTTGACAGAGAAATCCTTTCAAGAGGACAAGAATGATACATCTGCAGTGGTGCAAAGAGATGCACAATCTTCTGAGTATGTGATCACTAAG TTAATGCACGAAGTGGGAGTCTTGAAGCTATCCCAGGTGAAACAAAGGCTGAGAATTGAGAATCTGGAGCATGAATTG GTCCAATCCAAAGTCGAAATTGATCAACTAAAGAGTGGTAGTAAGTTCGGTACCGTGTTGGCCTCTACCAGAGATAACTGCAAGAGAGAAGACAGTGCGTCCTCAAATCTTAAACCCGAGAAGGTATTCATCTTTGGGGGATTTGACGGATGCTCGTGGCTTTCGGATTTGAGTTTGTATTCTCCATCCAAGGATCATGCTGTATCACTTTGCCCAATGACCTTTATTCGATCTCACACCTCGCTAGCAAAGTTGAATGGTGAGCTTTACGTCTTTGGTGGTTCTCACGATGGTGTGTGGTACGACACAG TTGAATCTTATAATCCCTTCAATAATCGATGGATCCAGCGGCCTAGTTTGAATAGGAAAAAAGGATCTATGGCAGGAGCATCCATGTATGACACAATATTTGCACTCGGTGGTGGCAATGGAGTTGAATTCTTCTCAGAGGTGGAATTATTTGATCTAAACATTGGAAGTTGGTTGTCCACTGAACCCATGCTTGAAAAG CGTTCTGATGCTGCCGCCGCCGATCTAAATGGTGCTCTCTATGTTGCTGGAGGTTATGATGGAAGAGATTATCTTAG ATCAGTTGAAAGATTTGATCCAAGACAACATGCATGGAGCAACGTCAATGGTATGAACTTGAGAAGAGGGTGTCATTCTCTTGTTGCATTCAACGAAAAGTT ATATGCTTTAGGTGGTTATGATGGAGATACAATGGTATCAAGTGTCGAGGTTTTTGATCCACGTATTGATTCGTGGATGATGGTGGAACCGATGAAAGCTTCAAGGGGATGCTTTGGCTCATTCGTCCTTGGGGGAAGAATATACGTTATTGGTGGTTTGCAGGACACTCAAGTTTTAGACAAG GTAGAATGCTACGATGAGGATGTTGGTTGGCATGAGACTAGAATGAAATCACTTGGTAAAAGATCTTTCTTTTCTGCTCATCTTTTGTGA
- the LOC125210332 gene encoding biotin carboxyl carrier protein of acetyl-CoA carboxylase, which translates to MESAAALRSFDYAVGTNSHIKSVLQRPGIAAFCDLSKLPAYGGRNLSSRKRHAALLVSCAKTSEATISAKGDRNGAVLSDKKSNGAVEKKTPITATFPTGFETLLTEVCDETKIAELKVKLGALEIHMKRNIDGPAIPAPVVPHATESPVPSKPAVPPPSPSKASAEKASSFTNVSAEKAAKLAALDASGSSGYVIVSSPTVGSFRRARTLKGKKQPPACKEGDLIKEGQVIGFLDQFGSELPVKSDVAGEVLKLLFSDGEAVGYGDPLVAVLPSFRGNK; encoded by the exons ATGGAGTCCGCCGCCGCTCTCCGCTCTTTCGATT ATGCAGTTGGAACAAATTCCCACATTAAGTCTGTTCTTCAAAGACCTGGCATTGCTGCATTCTGTGACCTAAGCAAATTGCCTGCTTATGGTGGAAGGAATCTTTCATCTAGAAAAAGACACGCGGCACTACTTGTTTCATGTGCAAAGACCTCGGAAGCTACTATTTCAGCCAAAG GTGATCGTAATGGAGCTGTTCTATCAGATAAAAAATCGAATGGCGCAGTAGAGAAAAAGACACCAATAACTGCAACTTTTCCCACTGGTTTTGAG ACCCTGCTGACAGAAGTTTGCGATGAGACAAAGATCGCTGAGCTGAAAGTCAAG TTAGGAGCCTTGGAGATCCACATGAAGCGGAATATTGATGGCCCGGCAATCCCAGCACCTGTTGTTCCTCATGCAACAGAATCTCCGGTTCCAAGTAAACCTGCTGTTCCTCCTCCATCACCATCTAAGGCTTCTGCAGAAAAAGCAAGTTCATTTACAAATGTCTCTGCTGAGAAGGCTGCTAAATTGGCAGCCCTGGATGCTTCTGGATCCAGTGGGTATGTTATAGTATCATCACCCACG GTCGGTTCATTCAGAAGAGCCAGGACTCTCAAAGGAAAGAAGCAGCCACCTGCCTGTAAAGAG GGTGATCTGATCAAGGAGGGACAAGTGATAGGCTTCTTGGATCAGTTTGGCTCCGAACTCCCTGTCAAA TCGGATGTGGCTGGAGAAGTCCTAAAGCTCCTTTTCAGTGATGGAG AAGCCGTTGGTTACGGAGATCCACTCGTCGCTGTATTGCCATCTTTCCGTGGTAACAAGTAA
- the LOC125203065 gene encoding PRA1 family protein B3-like → MAAAPTLPISNSSSESQPPIATPAFRAFLSRLSTSVRSGLAQRRPWLELVDRSAFNRPDTIAEAASRIRKNFNYFRVNYISLISLSLAFSLLSHPFSLLVLLSLLAAWLFLYLFRPSDQPLVVGGRTFSDREVLGILVVSTIVVVFLTSVGSVLISALLVGLAVVCTHGAFRMPEDLFLDEQEPISTGFMSFLGGAASSAAVPAAAARV, encoded by the coding sequence ATGGCCGCCGCGCCGACTCTCCCGATCTCCAACTCCTCCTCCGAATCCCAGCCCCCCATCGCCACCCCCGCCTTCCGCGCCTTCCTCTCCCGCCTCAGCACCTCCGTCCGCAGCGGCCTCGCGCAGCGCCGCCCCTGGCTGGAGCTCGTCGACCGCTCCGCCTTCAACCGCCCCGACACCATCGCCGAGGCCGCCTCCCGCATCCGCAAAAACTTCAACTACTTCCGCGTCAACTACATTTCCCTCATCTCCCTCTCCCTCGCCTTCTCGCTCCTCTCGCACCCCTTCTCCCTCCTCGTCCTCCTCTCGCTCCTCGCCGCCTGGCTCTTCCTCTACCTCTTCCGCCCCTCCGACCAGCCGCTGGTGGTCGGCGGCCGCACCTTCTCCGATCGCGAGGTGCTAGGGATCCTCGTGGTGTCCACCATAGTCGTGGTGTTCCTCACCAGCGTCGGATCGGTGCTCATCTCCGCCTTGCTGGTCGGCCTCGCCGTGGTCTGCACGCACGGCGCGTTCCGGATGCCGGAGGATCTGTTTTTGGATGAGCAGGAGCCGATCAGCACCGGATTCATGTCGTTTCTAGGCGGCGCCGCCTCCTCCGCGGCTGTGCCAGCTGCTGCCGCGCGCGTTTGA
- the LOC125201113 gene encoding putative disease resistance protein RGA3: protein MFFNVLLQNSLLQVANKDDYGNVSECVMHDLVHDLATSTLANNEGGGTPLRYMFLNEEASPIPKKVAKHLRTLFLKCETSGTKLSDFECLHNLTLSGGYEELPNSIRGLVHLRNLNISNSNIVKLPKWIGELHHLQTFRTSRYIDELPSTLKYMFNLRHLHIYSNTKLPAEIGRLTNLQTLPHFTVGKEKGYQIEELRSLKNLKGTLVIRNTEMVRDTEEALKANMFHKPNLFDLEFSWVDGREDERNDESVLEGLQPHANLKKLKISGFKGKRFPTWSQKMTVRDGPQGSWVPFANLIQITISDCSEIDEIPKLEHLPKLKSLSLKKLKKVRFINTSFNHLTSLEIRELEALECLPEWLFYNNQNLTFFNISKCRVLKELPDGLITLHSLEYLYILDCENLKSIGNPNGGARQSQGILRRLSIRRCGQLMELPCEMLESWAPTIEDLVLEGLGRLKNLPMLIDCLTKSSTRLTQLTIRGVPKLMAASSGSVESWDLSSLKSLSIDVSVEWSREDSVGIAETIEGMLQSCSNSLRYLSLKGIENWEWLPQSIQNLTVVYSLELEDIGVEELPQWLGNLSSLRWLYLWNCNKLKHLPFVDTLKYLEISECPELRIDLEWRSHHHHLKIKVDGQLV from the coding sequence ATGTTTTTTAATGTGCTTCTACAAAACTCTTTGTTGCAAGTTGCAAATAAAGATGATTATGGAAATGTTTCAGAGTGTGTGATGCATGATCTTGTACATGATCTTGCAACTTCTACCTTAGCCAATAATGAAGGTGGCGGTACTCCACTGCGATACATGTTTCTCAACGAAGAAGCAAGTCCTATTCCGAAAAAAGTGGCTAAGCATTTGCGCACATTATTCTTAAAATGTGAAACTTCCGGTACGAAGTTGTCAGACTTCGAATGTTTGCATAATCTTACTCTTTCTGGTGGTTATGAAGAGTTGCCGAATTCAATTAGGGGGTTGGTAcatttgagaaatttgaatatttcaaattcaaatattgtaAAGTTGCCGAAATGGATTGGTGAACTCCATCACTTGCAAACATTCAGAACAAGCCGGTACATAGATGAACTGCCAAGTACGTTAAAGTATATGTTTAACTTAAGGCATCTTCATATCTATTCTAATACAAAGTTGCCGGCGGAGATTGGGAGATTGACTAATCTCCAAACACTACCTCACTTCACGGTGGGCAAAGAAAAGGGCTACCAAATTGAAGAGCTCAGAAGTTTGAAGAATCTCAAAGGAACACTAGTGATTCGTAATACGGAGATGGTGCGTGATACGGAAGAGGCTCTGAAAGCAAATATGTTTCATAAGCCAAACTTATTTGATTTGGAGTTTTCATGGGTTGATGGTAGAGAAGATGAAAGAAACGATGAAAGTGTATTGGAAGGCCTCCAACCTCATGCAAATCTGAAGAAGTTGAAGATTTCAGGATTCAAAGGAAAAAGGTTTCCAACATGGTCTCAGAAGATGACAGTACGTGATGGGCCTCAAGGCTCTTGGGTACCGTTTGCCAACTTGATTCAAATTACAATCTCTGATTGCTCAGAAATTGATGAAATCCCAAAGCTGGAGCACTTGCCTAAGCTCAAGTCTCTTTccttgaaaaaattgaagaaggtgAGGTTCATAAATACTTCATTCAATCATTTAACGTCACTCGAAATAAGAGAGTTAGAGGCATTGGAATGTCTGCCAGAATGGTTATTCTATAACAATCAAAATCTCACATTTTTTAACATATCAAAATGTCGTGTGCTGAAAGAATTACCAGATGGCTTGATCACCCTCCATTCTTTGGagtatttgtatattttggaTTGTGAGAATCTAAAGTCGATTGGGAATCCAAATGGCGGAGCAAGACAATCTCAGGGGATCCTCCGCCGGCTGAGTATTAGAAGGTGCGGACAGCTGATGGAATTGCCGTGTGAAATGCTAGAGTCGTGGGCCCCTACAATTGAGGATCTTGTATTGGAAGGATTAGGGAGGCTAAAGAATCTACCAATGCTAATTGACTGCCTCACTAAATCATCTACTCGTCTCACACAATTGACAATCCGAGGTGTTCCTAAATTGATGGCTGCTAGTAGTGGTAGTGTTGAGAGTTGGGATCTTAGCAGCTTGAAATCATTAAGCATAGACGTGAGTGTGGAATGGTCAAGAGAGGATAGTGTTGGCATTGCAGAGACTATCGAAGGGATGCTGCAAAGTTGCAGCAACTCACTTCGTTACTTAAGTTTGAAGGGGATAGAAAATTGGGAGTGGCTGCCCCAATCAATTCAAAATCTCACTGTTGTTTATTCATTAGAGTTGGAGGATATAGGAGTAGAAGAATTGCCCCAATGGTTGGGGAACCTCTCATCTTTAAGATGGTTATATCTATGGAATTGCAACAAGTTGAAGCATCTGCCCTTTGTGGATACATTGAAGTATTTAGAAATTAGTGAATGCCCAGAACTACGTATTGATTTGGAGTGGCGCAGCCACCATCACCATCTGAAAATCAAGGTCGATGGCCAACTCGTTTGA